From Streptomyces sp. NBC_00690, a single genomic window includes:
- a CDS encoding malonic semialdehyde reductase, with the protein MNTPPTPDLYEGNLALGAEARRLLFTGARTANSFTDEPVPDETLRAIWELAKWPPTSANTNPLRVLFLRTGQAQERLIPHLAEGNRAKSTSAPVIAVLAYDTRYSEHIPRLLPFMPELKDVLEADPVLHQEQARFNSALQAGYFLLSVRAAGLAAGPLGGFDAQGVDKEFFPDGRLKSFLVVNIGKPGENPWFERLPRLDYEEAVSCL; encoded by the coding sequence ATGAACACACCACCGACGCCCGACCTGTACGAGGGAAACCTCGCCCTTGGGGCCGAAGCGCGCCGTCTGCTGTTCACCGGCGCGCGCACCGCGAACTCCTTCACCGACGAGCCCGTCCCCGATGAGACCCTCAGAGCCATCTGGGAATTGGCCAAGTGGCCGCCGACCTCGGCCAACACCAACCCCTTGCGGGTGCTCTTCCTCCGTACCGGGCAGGCCCAGGAGCGGTTGATCCCCCACCTGGCCGAGGGCAACCGTGCCAAGAGCACCTCCGCCCCCGTCATAGCGGTGTTGGCATACGACACCCGGTACAGCGAGCACATTCCGCGTTTGTTGCCCTTCATGCCCGAGCTCAAGGACGTGCTTGAGGCCGATCCGGTGCTGCACCAGGAGCAGGCCCGTTTCAACTCGGCGCTCCAGGCCGGATACTTCCTGCTCTCCGTCCGCGCGGCGGGACTGGCCGCTGGACCGCTCGGCGGCTTCGATGCCCAAGGGGTGGACAAGGAGTTCTTCCCCGACGGACGTCTGAAGTCGTTCCTCGTGGTCAACATCGGCAAGCCCGGCGAGAACCCCTGGTTCGAGCGGCTGCCCCGCCTCGACTACGAAGAGGCCGTCAGCTGCTTGTAG
- a CDS encoding aldehyde dehydrogenase family protein, protein MSSTTTDTVHARNFIDGEWVDSPRTAESLDPATGAVIGTYADGGADAAQAAIDAARRAFATGDWSRDRDLRAAALFEMADRLAARQDELIALLSRENGKIPAEAALEVGLTISKIRYYGALALTESGRAVEVKPGLYSMTLRQPVGVAGVIAPWNSPVILSVRSFAPALAAGATVALKLPGQTALTNSLLFEIIGGTPSLPPGVFNAFSESGSAGARLIVASPDVDVISYTGSTHVGRSIMADAAASLKGMSLELGGKTPMIIFDDADLDTAVPVLAKAITTFTGQFCMTGSRVLVQRGVADEVRSRLSAALEAVKVGPGSDPTSEMGPLIDRANAERVDREVADAAEYADVLVRGGRITEGPLADGAFVRPSLIEVQDVDRPIVQQEIFGPVATFEVFDDEADAIERANATEFGLAASIWTRDVDRPLRVGRELDAGTVWTNTWAVIVDQMEEGGFKQSGVGRLNGERALEEFQEIKHIVHPAPRHSS, encoded by the coding sequence ATGTCTTCCACCACCACCGACACGGTCCACGCGCGCAACTTCATCGACGGCGAGTGGGTCGATTCACCCAGGACCGCGGAGTCGCTCGATCCCGCCACCGGTGCGGTGATCGGTACCTATGCGGATGGCGGCGCGGACGCCGCCCAAGCGGCCATCGACGCGGCCCGTCGTGCCTTCGCGACGGGTGATTGGTCCCGTGACCGTGATCTGCGTGCCGCGGCGCTCTTCGAGATGGCTGACCGGCTGGCCGCTCGCCAGGACGAGCTGATCGCCCTGCTGTCCCGCGAGAACGGCAAGATCCCTGCCGAGGCCGCCCTCGAAGTGGGTCTGACGATCTCCAAGATCCGCTACTACGGTGCGCTCGCCCTCACCGAGTCCGGCCGTGCGGTGGAGGTCAAGCCCGGGTTGTACTCGATGACCCTGCGCCAGCCCGTCGGGGTCGCCGGTGTCATCGCGCCGTGGAACTCACCGGTCATCCTGTCCGTGCGGTCCTTCGCCCCGGCGCTGGCCGCCGGCGCCACCGTGGCACTGAAGCTCCCGGGGCAGACCGCGCTCACCAACAGTCTGCTGTTCGAGATCATCGGCGGCACTCCGTCCCTGCCCCCGGGCGTGTTCAACGCCTTCAGCGAGTCCGGTAGTGCCGGCGCCCGGCTGATCGTCGCCAGCCCTGACGTCGACGTCATCAGCTACACCGGCAGCACCCATGTCGGGCGCAGCATCATGGCCGACGCTGCTGCCTCGTTGAAGGGGATGTCACTGGAGTTGGGTGGCAAGACCCCGATGATCATCTTTGATGATGCCGACCTGGACACCGCCGTGCCCGTCCTGGCGAAGGCGATCACGACCTTCACCGGGCAGTTCTGCATGACGGGCAGTCGGGTTCTGGTGCAACGCGGTGTGGCCGACGAAGTGCGCTCCCGGCTTTCCGCCGCGTTGGAAGCGGTGAAGGTGGGGCCCGGCAGTGACCCGACCAGCGAGATGGGTCCGCTCATCGATCGCGCGAACGCCGAGCGGGTCGACCGGGAGGTCGCCGATGCGGCCGAGTACGCCGATGTGCTGGTGCGCGGCGGTCGAATCACTGAGGGTCCGCTCGCCGATGGGGCATTCGTCCGGCCGAGCCTGATCGAGGTCCAGGACGTGGATCGTCCCATCGTCCAGCAGGAGATCTTCGGACCCGTCGCCACCTTCGAGGTCTTCGACGACGAGGCCGATGCCATCGAACGTGCCAACGCCACCGAATTCGGGCTCGCCGCCAGCATCTGGACCCGTGATGTCGACCGCCCCCTGCGCGTAGGCCGCGAACTCGACGCCGGCACCGTATGGACCAACACCTGGGCCGTCATCGTCGACCAGATGGAAGAAGGCGGCTTCAAGCAGAGCGGCGTCGGACGCCTCAACGGCGAACGCGCCCTCGAAGAGTTCCAGGAGATCAAGCACATCGTCCACCCCGCACCACGCCACTCCTCCTGA
- a CDS encoding MBL fold metallo-hydrolase, with the protein MSDVQKPGTPVDRHGLGAAGMPLNTLADYRPIPADGYGALFLPDRIAKGYHVEEIHNGAYYVTSGAYDTMFVRTGNGVVVVDAPPLLGTNLKKAIAEVTDEPVTHLIYSHWHSDHIGAAGIFAADKPKVIAHDYTREMIQRWPDLGGERGLPLPTDTITESDTLDVNGVRFNLDYHGVNHTPGNIFIYAPEQKALAAIDIISPGWSAFKHCDASENIRGWAEAHDWILGYDFKGVVSGHVNRYGTPEDARASRDYTNDIVTFAKEALDHGQEFEYIEKIGFSNAWVLWENYFNEMTNYVTKKTLEKVTDNGQTWAQRLAGADVMTKYHAYSILEALRLEYGMVSGFEKLIIPTGE; encoded by the coding sequence ATGAGTGATGTGCAGAAGCCTGGTACGCCGGTTGATCGGCATGGGTTGGGTGCGGCGGGTATGCCGTTGAACACGTTGGCCGACTACCGCCCCATCCCCGCTGATGGCTACGGTGCGTTGTTCCTCCCGGATCGGATCGCCAAGGGCTATCACGTGGAGGAGATCCACAACGGTGCCTACTACGTGACGTCGGGTGCGTACGACACGATGTTCGTGCGTACGGGCAACGGTGTGGTGGTGGTGGACGCTCCGCCGCTGTTGGGCACGAATCTGAAGAAGGCCATCGCGGAGGTCACCGATGAGCCGGTGACGCATCTGATCTACAGCCACTGGCATTCCGACCACATCGGCGCGGCCGGGATCTTCGCCGCGGACAAGCCCAAGGTCATCGCGCATGACTACACCCGCGAGATGATCCAGCGCTGGCCCGACCTCGGCGGCGAACGCGGACTGCCCCTGCCCACCGACACGATCACCGAGAGCGACACCCTCGACGTCAACGGCGTCCGGTTCAACCTCGACTACCACGGCGTCAACCACACCCCGGGCAACATCTTCATCTACGCACCCGAGCAGAAAGCGCTCGCCGCGATCGACATCATCAGCCCCGGATGGTCCGCGTTCAAACACTGCGACGCCTCCGAGAACATCCGCGGCTGGGCCGAAGCACACGACTGGATCCTCGGATACGACTTCAAGGGCGTCGTCTCCGGCCACGTCAACCGCTACGGCACCCCCGAAGACGCCCGCGCCTCCCGCGACTACACCAACGACATCGTCACCTTCGCCAAAGAAGCCCTCGACCACGGCCAAGAGTTCGAATACATCGAGAAGATCGGCTTCTCCAACGCCTGGGTCCTGTGGGAGAACTACTTCAACGAGATGACCAACTACGTCACCAAGAAGACCCTGGAAAAGGTCACCGACAACGGCCAGACCTGGGCCCAGCGCCTCGCCGGAGCCGACGTCATGACCAAGTACCACGCCTACTCCATCCTCGAAGCCCTCCGCCTCGAATACGGCATGGTCTCCGGCTTCGAAAAGCTCATCATCCCCACCGGAGAGTGA
- a CDS encoding MarR family winged helix-turn-helix transcriptional regulator has translation MSLKSHEARPAAIPEVDAAHSETSREVSPSRPLNRTERAVWLGLLSTHMRLLRTLDHELVAAERLPMSSFEVLLTLAEAPGGHLRMKDIAASLLISRSGLTRIVDDLERQGFVERRKCSSDARGFDAVLTDAGTKAYRRGRKVHLTHLRREFLDKLTPEQLTAMAEIWETVGFDEHANDC, from the coding sequence ATGAGCCTGAAGTCCCATGAGGCGCGTCCGGCCGCGATCCCCGAGGTCGACGCCGCCCACTCAGAAACATCGAGAGAAGTCTCCCCGTCCCGTCCGCTGAACCGCACCGAGCGGGCGGTCTGGCTCGGACTCCTCTCCACCCACATGCGACTACTGCGCACCCTCGACCATGAGCTGGTCGCCGCCGAGCGCCTTCCCATGTCGTCCTTCGAGGTGCTGCTGACACTCGCGGAAGCCCCCGGGGGGCACCTGCGGATGAAGGACATCGCCGCCTCCCTGCTCATCAGCCGGAGCGGACTCACCCGCATCGTCGACGACCTCGAACGACAGGGCTTCGTCGAGCGGCGCAAGTGCTCGTCCGACGCCCGCGGATTCGACGCTGTCCTCACCGACGCCGGGACCAAGGCGTACCGGCGCGGGCGGAAGGTGCACCTCACCCACCTCCGGCGCGAGTTCCTCGACAAGCTCACCCCGGAGCAGCTCACGGCCATGGCCGAGATCTGGGAGACCGTCGGCTTCGACGAACACGCCAACGACTGCTGA
- a CDS encoding LLM class flavin-dependent oxidoreductase translates to MTDYGHDLRFGAFLTPTADGHDDLVRLAVLSDQIGLDLIGVQDHPYQPAFLDTWTLLTHLAARTERVSLFPHVANLPLRPPAVLARSVATLDILSGGRAELGIGAGAFWDAIASLGGPRRTPGEAVDALEEAITVIRAMWTPGAGADFAGRHYSLDGARPGPFPAHPIGIWIGSYKKRMLELTGRLGDGWLPSSAYAPPAALAAMTCTIDDAARAVERDPADVRRVYTVTGRFSRLASDGFLTGPPEQWARQLTDLALTHGMSGFVLAPSGPDIERELRIFAEEVAPLVRAAVGDARGEPSPAGPENAHPRTVLTATGADQDAQAPAPEHIDLWSADPLDEATRPRAPKQQSAGSSHPGSTGTRLVRIHDSLRQEMRQIRDAVAQVAAGQQDAASARSMINSLTLRQNYWTLGSFCTAYSRTLTTHHTIEDQYMFPELREKQQSLGPVVERLEQEHEVIAEALARLDAALVVLVQDDGHMGEVQDIARVVDRILLSHLDYEEAELVEPLDRLRINV, encoded by the coding sequence ATGACCGACTACGGACACGACCTTCGGTTCGGCGCATTCCTCACGCCGACGGCGGACGGCCACGACGACCTCGTACGGCTGGCCGTCCTGTCGGACCAGATCGGACTGGACCTCATCGGCGTCCAGGACCATCCCTACCAGCCGGCGTTCTTGGACACATGGACCCTGCTCACCCATCTGGCGGCCCGGACCGAGCGGGTGTCCCTGTTTCCCCACGTCGCAAACCTGCCCCTGCGTCCACCTGCGGTCCTCGCCCGCTCGGTCGCGACCCTGGACATCCTCAGCGGCGGCCGGGCGGAACTCGGCATCGGAGCCGGCGCCTTCTGGGACGCCATCGCCTCTCTCGGCGGACCCCGCCGCACACCGGGGGAAGCCGTCGACGCACTGGAAGAGGCCATCACGGTCATCCGGGCGATGTGGACACCGGGCGCCGGCGCTGACTTCGCCGGTCGTCACTACTCCCTCGACGGTGCCCGCCCCGGCCCCTTTCCTGCACATCCCATCGGCATCTGGATCGGTTCGTACAAGAAGCGAATGCTCGAACTCACCGGACGGCTCGGCGACGGCTGGCTCCCCTCTTCGGCGTACGCGCCCCCGGCCGCCCTGGCAGCGATGACCTGCACCATCGACGACGCCGCCCGTGCCGTAGAGCGCGACCCCGCCGACGTCCGACGGGTCTACACCGTCACGGGGCGTTTCTCCCGCCTCGCATCGGACGGCTTTCTCACCGGACCGCCCGAACAGTGGGCACGCCAGTTGACCGACCTTGCCCTCACGCATGGGATGAGCGGCTTCGTACTGGCACCTTCCGGCCCTGACATCGAACGTGAGCTGCGGATCTTCGCCGAGGAAGTGGCCCCGCTGGTCCGTGCCGCGGTGGGCGACGCGCGTGGGGAGCCCTCCCCCGCCGGCCCCGAGAACGCACACCCGCGTACGGTTCTCACCGCGACTGGCGCCGACCAGGACGCCCAGGCTCCGGCGCCCGAGCACATCGACCTCTGGTCCGCCGACCCCCTGGACGAGGCGACCCGGCCCCGCGCCCCCAAGCAGCAGTCGGCGGGGTCCTCCCACCCCGGCAGCACCGGCACTCGACTCGTACGCATCCATGACAGCCTGCGCCAGGAGATGCGGCAGATCAGGGATGCGGTGGCCCAGGTGGCGGCCGGTCAGCAGGACGCGGCCTCGGCCCGCTCGATGATCAATAGCCTGACGCTGCGGCAGAACTACTGGACCCTCGGGTCCTTCTGCACCGCCTACAGCCGGACCCTGACCACGCATCACACCATCGAGGACCAGTACATGTTTCCCGAGCTCCGGGAGAAGCAACAGTCCCTGGGCCCGGTGGTGGAGCGACTGGAGCAGGAGCACGAGGTCATCGCGGAAGCCCTGGCCCGGCTGGACGCGGCGCTGGTCGTCCTCGTCCAGGACGACGGCCATATGGGCGAGGTACAGGACATCGCCCGCGTAGTGGACCGTATCCTTCTCTCCCATCTCGACTACGAGGAGGCGGAGTTGGTGGAGCCGCTGGACCGACTGCGCATCAACGTCTGA
- a CDS encoding alpha/beta hydrolase, translating into MAADAPVTPVLEEAAAEFAAATANPPYLFDLGPAEGRKAVDEVQSSDIAKPPVDEEWITVQGGPTGSVRARIVKPVGATGPLPVIIYIHGAGWVFGNAHTHDRLVRDLAVGTDAAVVFPEYDLSPEARYPTAIKQNYAVARWVVTDGATKGLDPTRIAVAGDSVGGNMSIALTLMAKERGDVPLRLQVLFYPVTDAAFNTSSYHQFATGYFLRRDAMQWFWDQYTNDPAHRNQITASPLRASTEQLTGLPPALVITAEADVLRDEGEAYARRLRQAGVAVTAVRYQGVIHDFVMLNALHDTQAARAAVAQATAVLRAALDTA; encoded by the coding sequence ATGGCTGCTGATGCGCCCGTCACCCCGGTGCTGGAGGAGGCCGCGGCGGAGTTCGCCGCCGCCACCGCAAATCCGCCGTACCTGTTCGACCTCGGGCCGGCAGAGGGGCGCAAGGCCGTCGACGAGGTCCAGTCGAGCGACATCGCCAAGCCCCCGGTGGACGAGGAGTGGATCACGGTCCAGGGCGGCCCGACCGGCTCGGTCAGAGCCCGCATCGTCAAGCCCGTCGGTGCCACCGGCCCGCTGCCGGTGATCATCTACATCCATGGAGCCGGGTGGGTCTTCGGCAACGCCCACACCCATGACCGCCTCGTGCGCGACCTCGCGGTGGGCACGGACGCCGCGGTCGTCTTCCCCGAGTACGACCTGTCCCCCGAGGCCAGGTACCCGACCGCCATCAAGCAGAACTACGCCGTCGCCCGCTGGGTCGTCACCGACGGCGCCACCAAGGGGCTCGACCCGACCCGCATCGCGGTGGCGGGCGACTCCGTGGGCGGAAACATGAGCATCGCACTGACCCTGATGGCCAAGGAGCGCGGCGATGTTCCACTACGCCTTCAGGTCCTCTTCTATCCGGTCACCGACGCCGCGTTCAACACCTCCTCCTACCACCAGTTCGCCACGGGGTACTTTCTGCGCCGTGACGCCATGCAGTGGTTCTGGGACCAGTACACGAATGACCCCGCCCACCGGAACCAGATCACCGCCTCCCCACTGCGGGCCAGCACCGAGCAGTTGACCGGTCTGCCACCGGCACTTGTCATCACCGCCGAGGCCGATGTGCTGCGCGATGAAGGCGAGGCGTACGCCCGCAGGCTCCGACAGGCGGGGGTAGCGGTCACCGCCGTGCGCTACCAAGGTGTCATCCACGACTTCGTCATGCTCAACGCCCTCCATGACACACAGGCGGCCCGGGCCGCGGTCGCCCAGGCAACCGCCGTCCTGCGCGCCGCGCTGGACACCGCGTAG
- a CDS encoding PP2C family protein-serine/threonine phosphatase has protein sequence MKGSHRLVRQLPVLLIVVGVAIVLTTPPRFTAIPVFAAAPLVAAPFYSFKGTLWTGVTSTLAVVALHAQERTVDEVQAYTEEFTLLTVSALALAINVTIRHSGEQLASAREIAQAAQRAVLPSPAKEVDDLLVAARYQAAVTDALVGGDFFAVQNTPCGARAVVGDVRGKGLGAVGMVAVAVGTFREASEREDRLEAVADWLDGALAREAERQCGEEAGESFATAVLAEIPHRGGVVRLINRGHPAPLLLTPGGDPESLPPDGYALPLGMSEVVGEPFQAQEYEIPRNATLLLYTDGLTEARDANGVFYDPAVELVGKTFSDPDLLLDWVVNDVLRHTGGHVTDDMALLALTYVAPSVDGNGRLDGHSGRGSV, from the coding sequence GTGAAGGGCTCCCACCGTCTCGTTCGGCAACTGCCCGTGCTGCTCATCGTGGTGGGCGTGGCCATCGTGCTCACCACACCGCCGCGGTTCACCGCCATACCCGTGTTCGCCGCGGCGCCGCTGGTGGCCGCGCCGTTCTACTCGTTCAAGGGCACCCTGTGGACCGGTGTGACGTCGACTCTGGCGGTGGTGGCCCTGCACGCCCAGGAACGGACGGTGGACGAGGTACAGGCGTACACGGAGGAGTTCACCCTGCTCACCGTTTCCGCGCTGGCGCTCGCCATCAATGTGACGATCCGACACAGCGGTGAGCAGTTGGCGTCCGCCCGCGAGATCGCCCAGGCCGCACAACGCGCCGTGCTGCCCTCCCCCGCGAAGGAGGTCGACGATCTCCTGGTGGCGGCGAGGTACCAGGCCGCGGTGACCGATGCCCTGGTCGGGGGCGACTTCTTCGCGGTGCAGAACACGCCTTGCGGCGCCCGGGCGGTCGTCGGGGACGTGCGCGGGAAAGGGCTCGGTGCGGTCGGTATGGTCGCGGTGGCCGTGGGGACCTTCCGCGAGGCGTCCGAACGGGAAGACCGGCTGGAGGCAGTGGCGGACTGGCTGGACGGCGCATTGGCGCGGGAAGCCGAGCGCCAGTGCGGTGAGGAGGCGGGCGAATCGTTCGCCACGGCGGTCCTGGCCGAGATCCCTCATCGAGGTGGTGTCGTACGGCTGATCAACCGGGGCCATCCCGCCCCGCTGCTGCTGACGCCCGGTGGCGACCCCGAGTCACTACCCCCTGATGGGTACGCGCTTCCGCTGGGGATGTCGGAGGTGGTGGGTGAGCCCTTCCAGGCGCAGGAGTATGAGATCCCGCGGAATGCAACGCTGTTGCTGTACACCGATGGGCTGACGGAGGCGCGTGATGCCAACGGTGTCTTCTACGATCCGGCCGTCGAGTTGGTGGGGAAGACGTTCAGCGATCCGGACCTCCTGTTGGACTGGGTGGTGAACGATGTGTTGCGTCATACCGGTGGCCATGTCACCGACGACATGGCCCTGCTCGCGCTGACCTACGTCGCGCCCTCTGTCGATGGAAACGGCAGACTTGACGGGCACAGCGGGCGCGGCAGCGTGTGA
- a CDS encoding IclR family transcriptional regulator produces MSIQTQSSRSMLARGLSILRCFRSGEPELPLSEIARRADMPKATAHRIIAELLEEGMLERGEKGLRLGVALFVLGARVPRQIKLRDLTFPYAEKLHRLTHGSTFVFISDLFGPDAALVDAVRRAYGPGAGPDAEAENRASALAATGIFHAYGGSGAFPPRGVPATVEDRARVLAQGFAVVRGATGAVGIAAPLLTAPSTAVGALAVAGPVDRLQPARVAAHLRAACAAVSRVLQGTPELVPVW; encoded by the coding sequence TTGTCCATCCAGACGCAGTCATCCCGCTCCATGCTCGCCCGCGGTCTGAGCATTCTGCGCTGTTTTCGATCAGGTGAACCAGAACTCCCGCTGTCCGAAATAGCCCGCAGGGCCGACATGCCCAAAGCCACCGCCCACCGGATCATTGCAGAACTCCTTGAGGAAGGGATGCTGGAGCGCGGCGAGAAAGGACTGCGCCTCGGTGTGGCCCTATTCGTCCTCGGCGCACGAGTTCCCCGTCAGATCAAACTCCGAGATCTCACCTTCCCCTACGCCGAAAAGCTCCACCGCCTCACCCACGGAAGCACGTTCGTCTTCATCTCCGATCTCTTCGGCCCGGACGCGGCGCTGGTGGACGCGGTACGCCGCGCCTACGGCCCCGGGGCCGGGCCTGACGCCGAAGCGGAGAACCGCGCCTCGGCCCTGGCCGCGACCGGCATCTTCCATGCGTACGGAGGAAGCGGGGCCTTCCCACCACGAGGCGTACCAGCGACGGTGGAGGACAGGGCCCGGGTCCTGGCACAGGGCTTCGCCGTCGTCCGTGGTGCCACCGGTGCCGTCGGAATCGCGGCACCCTTGCTGACCGCGCCGAGCACGGCCGTCGGGGCGTTGGCCGTCGCGGGGCCGGTGGACCGGCTGCAACCGGCACGGGTTGCAGCACATCTACGGGCGGCGTGCGCGGCGGTGTCACGCGTACTCCAAGGGACACCGGAGTTGGTACCGGTGTGGTGA
- a CDS encoding class I SAM-dependent methyltransferase gives MTASAGATPGAEAQYRYHRELFPALHDWERTERSIVEFTGDSGPSGLLGLDQMGHFGPQGCDLVVEAMSTGAETVLHGAPVELCELGSGFGGALRYLVDRLTARGIAVRHAYGVDLVAEHCAVSRRISRSQGRAELTEICACATSVPLPEDSLDTVVVTGSMPHFPEPGEVVREAARMLRPAGLLVLTEEVSLTPGVDGPSEAFRATHPHGVFFTTPAAERQRQLERAGFVDVVRHDLGSWAVTLLAERLKVVRIFRGSVAGIYGDESVDLIRRTLTAARDEYLAGRLLPSLWTARRG, from the coding sequence TTGACCGCCTCAGCCGGGGCGACGCCCGGAGCCGAAGCGCAGTACCGCTATCACCGGGAGCTCTTTCCCGCACTCCACGATTGGGAGCGCACCGAACGGTCCATCGTCGAGTTCACCGGAGACTCGGGACCCAGTGGGCTGCTCGGTCTCGATCAGATGGGGCACTTCGGACCGCAAGGTTGCGATCTGGTCGTCGAGGCGATGAGCACCGGGGCCGAGACCGTCTTGCACGGCGCACCCGTGGAGCTGTGCGAGCTGGGCAGCGGCTTCGGCGGCGCCCTGCGCTATCTCGTCGACCGGCTCACCGCGCGGGGGATCGCCGTCCGGCATGCGTACGGCGTCGATCTCGTCGCCGAGCACTGTGCGGTCAGTCGACGCATCAGCCGTTCACAGGGGCGAGCCGAGCTGACGGAGATCTGCGCCTGCGCCACCTCCGTCCCCTTGCCTGAGGATTCACTGGACACCGTGGTGGTGACGGGCTCGATGCCGCACTTCCCCGAGCCTGGTGAGGTCGTGCGTGAGGCCGCAAGGATGCTGCGCCCGGCGGGACTGCTCGTGCTTACCGAGGAGGTGAGTCTCACCCCTGGTGTTGACGGCCCGTCGGAGGCGTTCCGTGCGACCCATCCACACGGCGTCTTCTTCACCACGCCCGCCGCCGAACGTCAGCGCCAGTTGGAGCGAGCGGGGTTCGTCGACGTGGTGCGGCACGATCTGGGGAGCTGGGCGGTGACACTGCTCGCGGAGCGGCTCAAGGTGGTGCGGATCTTCCGGGGGAGCGTCGCCGGGATCTACGGGGATGAGTCGGTTGACCTCATCCGACGTACTCTCACGGCCGCGCGTGATGAGTATCTGGCGGGACGGCTACTGCCCTCACTGTGGACGGCGCGACGGGGGTGA
- a CDS encoding aspartate aminotransferase family protein, with the protein MTATVGPGTARGALDAIRRHLSPQLALVYGMNGSGAIESSGRGTRLKLSDGRGALDFGSYAVTLLGQRHPAVVAAVRAELDAMPVSTRVLGNGTTAHFAAALAAYVDPERLTKVWLGLNGSDAVEAALKLARLATGRTRVIAVEGAYHGKSLGALAATWNARYRHSLEPLLGGVTHIAAHPSAIPGAFATGEVAAVLVEPVQGEGGVRPLDAGFLHALASAAHEHGAFVIVDEIQTGLRRCGPPLVSTDIGLRPDAVLLGKALGGGVCPVSAVVATERFYAPLAADPFVHTTTFSGHPLGAAAGTAALVAVEALAGRGQHLAALLTTGLAHLARRHPQLIADVRGRGLLWGIEFAHPAVAGDVLLELGRHGLLVSPCLGQPEVLRLLPPLVATDEEVEEALAVLDAVCAAVPDEFRHLAPAPP; encoded by the coding sequence ATGACCGCAACCGTCGGACCCGGTACCGCCCGCGGTGCGCTCGACGCCATCCGCAGACATCTCTCGCCCCAACTGGCACTCGTCTACGGCATGAACGGCTCCGGGGCGATCGAATCGAGCGGGCGGGGAACCCGCCTCAAGCTCTCCGACGGGCGGGGCGCGCTCGACTTCGGCAGCTATGCCGTGACGCTACTCGGACAACGCCATCCCGCTGTCGTCGCCGCGGTGCGCGCCGAGTTGGACGCGATGCCGGTCTCCACCCGGGTCCTCGGCAACGGCACCACCGCCCACTTCGCCGCCGCACTGGCCGCATACGTCGATCCGGAGCGGCTGACGAAGGTGTGGCTCGGGCTAAACGGCTCCGATGCCGTCGAGGCGGCCCTCAAACTCGCCCGCCTCGCCACCGGCCGCACCCGAGTCATCGCCGTCGAAGGCGCCTACCACGGCAAGTCACTCGGAGCCCTCGCCGCGACCTGGAACGCGCGCTACCGGCACTCGCTCGAACCGCTGCTGGGCGGAGTGACCCACATCGCCGCGCACCCGTCGGCGATTCCCGGAGCCTTCGCCACCGGAGAGGTAGCCGCGGTCCTCGTCGAGCCGGTCCAAGGAGAGGGCGGAGTCCGCCCGCTGGACGCCGGATTCCTCCATGCGCTGGCGTCCGCAGCACACGAGCACGGCGCCTTCGTGATCGTCGACGAGATCCAAACCGGACTACGCAGATGTGGCCCGCCCCTGGTCAGCACCGACATCGGATTGCGTCCCGACGCCGTACTTCTCGGCAAGGCGCTCGGCGGCGGAGTGTGTCCGGTGTCCGCAGTGGTGGCCACCGAGCGGTTCTACGCACCCTTGGCCGCCGATCCGTTCGTGCACACCACCACCTTCTCCGGGCATCCGCTGGGCGCGGCGGCGGGAACGGCGGCGCTCGTTGCCGTGGAAGCGCTGGCGGGGCGGGGTCAGCACCTCGCCGCACTGCTTACCACGGGACTCGCACACCTCGCCCGCCGCCATCCGCAGCTGATCGCCGACGTACGCGGGCGGGGACTGCTGTGGGGCATCGAGTTCGCCCATCCCGCCGTCGCCGGTGACGTCCTGTTGGAGTTGGGCCGCCACGGCCTGCTGGTCTCCCCGTGCCTGGGCCAGCCGGAAGTGCTCCGGCTGCTCCCACCGCTGGTCGCAACGGACGAAGAGGTCGAGGAGGCGCTCGCCGTACTGGACGCCGTCTGCGCCGCCGTACCCGATGAGTTTCGGCACCTTGCTCCGGCACCGCCATGA